One Bombus pyrosoma isolate SC7728 linkage group LG11, ASM1482585v1, whole genome shotgun sequence DNA segment encodes these proteins:
- the LOC122573077 gene encoding RCC1 and BTB domain-containing protein 1-like isoform X1 → MNISMYYDLKNWSIFSLLEPKFISNVRMAIVYGKAANETLIVTKDDIVYGIGNNTYGCLGTGDTNSTIYPKKIEALCGKSVKTFAYGKGPHVLALTEEGKVYSWGYNDYCELGNRSTNEGLTPTLIPSVLNDEFVVDIACGGHHSLALTSKGEVYAWGHNVSGQVGCGTILSTVQPIPKLLHIALNGKKVVHISCGDSSSVAVTDNGEVYSWGHNGVGQLGIGNCTSQAEPQKVTMFAKIVIEKVVCGYMHTLALSDEGVLYVWGANSYGQLGLNTDSNVWIPTKLQVPEMGRILDIATSHYHHISLAMSEGNRIFMWGQCLGQSIKVPTLTPLKCLYDALAYYAFPPVMHQPLIFHSDEEANVVNSLKNAFDDPTTSDLVIQVHGKPIHVHKAVLKIRCHYFRTMFQEHWVENSQSIIEHEQFSYDVYKTFLKYLYTNEVELSQENALELLDLANAYSENQLKQHCIQMINKKITVTNVAYLYSISIQYNAKELEEYCFKFALNHMTAVVQTEDFAKLDENIMKTFIVKAAQAGIFKT, encoded by the exons atgaatataagtATGTATTATGACTTGAAGAATTGGtcaatatttagtttattagaaccaaaatttatatcgaatgTCCGTATGGCTAttgtatatg GTAAGGCAGCTAATGAAACCTTAATTGTAACAAAGGATGATATAGTGTATGGTATAGGAAACAATACCTACGGGTGTCTTGGAACAGGTGATACTAATAGCACTATTTATCCAAAGAAAATTGAGGCATTGTGTGGTAAAAGCGTAAAAACTTTTGCATATGGCAAAGGTCCACATGTCTTGGCTCTCACTGAGGAAGGAAAG GTATATTCATGGGGTTATAATGATTATTGCGAATTAGGAAACAGATCTACCAACGAAGGTCTAACTCCAACACTTATACCGTCAGTATTGAATGATGAATTTGTTGTTGATATAGCCTGTGGAGGTCATCATTCTCTTGCACTAACGAGTAAAGGAGAG GTGTATGCATGGGGTCACAATGTATCTGGACAAGTAGGTTGTGGTACTATTCTTAGTACAGTTCAACCTATACCAAAATTGCTGCATATTGCATTAAATGGCAAGAAAGTTGTTCACATTAGTTGTGGAGACTCATCCAGCGTAGCGGTTACGGATAATGGAGAAGTTTATAGTTGGGGTCATAATGGTGTTGGTCAACTAGGAATTGGAAATTGTACTAGTCAAGCAGAGCCGCAAAAAGTAACCATGTTTGCAAAAATAGTAATAG AAAAAGTAGTTTGCGGTTACATGCATACTTTAGCATTGAGTGATGAAGGTGTTCTTTATGTTTGGGGAGCTAACAGTTATGGGCAACTAGGTCTTAATACAGACTCAAATGTTTGGATACCAACAAAG CTGCAAGTACCTGAAATGGGAAGAATATTAGACATAGCAACTTCACATTATCATCACATAAGTCTGGCTATGAGTGAAGGCAATCGGATATTTATGTGGGGTCAGTGTCTAGGTCAGAGTATTAAAGTTCCAACACTCACTCCACTAAAATGTTTGTATGATGCTCTTGCATATTATGCGTTTCCACCTGTCATGCATCAGCCACTTATTTTTCACAGTGATGAAGAAGCAAATGTAGTAAATAGTCTAAAAAATGCCTTTGATGATCca ACTACTAGCGATCTTGTAATTCAAGTACATGGAAAACCCATTCATGTACACAAAGCTGTTTTGAAGATACGCTGCCATTACTTCAGAACAATGTTTCAAGAGCATTGGGTAGAAAATAGTCaaag TATTATAGAGCATGAACAATTTTCCTATGACGTATACAAAACTTTCTTGAAATACTTATATACTAATGAAGTTGAGTTATCACAAGAAAATGCAttag AACTTTTAGATTTAGCTAATGCTTATTCTGAAAATCAGTTAAAACAACATTGTATACAAATGATAAACAAGAAGATTACAGTTACAAATGTCGCTTATCTATACAGCATATCTATTCAATACAATGCTAAG gaattagaggaatattgttttaaatttgcCTTAAATCACATGACTGCAGTAGTACAGACAGAGGATTTTGCGAAACTAGATGAGAATATAATGAAAACTTTCATAGTTAAAGCTGCTCAAGCGggtatttttaaaacttaG
- the LOC122573209 gene encoding transcription initiation factor TFIID subunit 6-like isoform X1 yields the protein MEYNNQDTLKMNESDSIYGTTLSQESIKVIAESIGVGNFPDEAAKDLAEDVSYRLKEIIQDAAKFMRHGKRQRMTTHDIDHALKIKNIEPTYGFFAKDHVPFRFASGGGRELHFVEEKEIDLNEVISMSGGQTWPKLPLEITLRAHWLCIDGVQPTIPENPPPVSKDVQKLESVDPTSKLTNKGQNIGVGKPGGGGKSQKLRNVETVHVKQLATHELSVEQQLYYKEITEACVGSDEARRAEALQSLSADPGLHEMLARMCTFIAEGVRVNVVQNHLALLIYLMRMVKALLDNPSLYLEKYLHELIPSIATCIVSRQLCMRPEVDNHWALRDFASRLMAQICKNFNTSTNNVQTRVTRMFSQALAKNSQTPLASLYGAIEGLCELGPEVIKALVIPKIKSVSERIESCIEGPGLSSVDKNGAGHIKTLLVKSVAPVLKTIRSPPDYVEDYKQDYGYIGPALCAAVAKARTQPATLTTTASTTTALTTSQQGPTCTGKTIVQAVTSSSPGQQTGRTIMLGTSRTAGGTTTAGGQKFVILQSRSQTPTATNINTNAIQQQPQQQQQQQSQQQQVKLSQTNVTQQKAHIQSNAPKLVVVCMSSSSHGTTTVTQGNITAKTQNVFVTQQNVECSLSPEEEHSFQ from the exons ATGGAATATAATAACCAAGATACTTTAAAGATGAATGAAAGTGACTCCATTTATGGAACTACCTTGTCCCAAGAATCAATAAAGGTAATTGCAGAAAGTATAGGTGTTGGAAATTTCCCAGATGAAGCTGCAAAAGATCTTGCGGAGGATGTAAGTTATAGACTTAAAGAAATCATACAG GATGCTGCTAAATTTATGAGACATGGCAAACGTCAACGAATGACAACACACGATATAGATCATGctttgaagataaaaaatattgaaccCACATATGGGTTTTTCGCCAAGGATCATGTACCATTTCGCTTTGCTTCTGGTGGTGGTCGTGAATTACATTttgtagaagaaaaagaaattgaccTTAATGAAGTTATATCAATGTCTGGTGGACAAACATGGCCTAAATTACCTTTAGAAATTACACTACGTGCTCATTGGCTTTGCATAGATGGTGTTCAGCCTACAATACCAGAAAATCCACCTCCTGTTTCTAAAG atGTTCAAAAGCTCGAAAGTGTTGACCCAACAAGTAAACTTACAAACAAAGGTCAGAACATTGGTGTTGGGAAACCAGGTGGTGGTGGTAAAAGTCAGAAATTACGTAATGTGGAAACAGTTCATGTCAAACAATTAGCCACTCATGAATTGAGTGTTGAACagcaattatattataaagaaattactGAAGCATGTGTTGGATCTGATGAAGCACGCAGAGCAGAAGCACTGCAGTCCCTCTCAGCTGACCCAGGTTTACATGAAATGTTAGCACGGATGTGCACTTTTATTGCAGAAGGTGTACGTGTTAATGTAGTACAAAACCATCTTGCTCTTCTAATTTATCTAATGAGAATGGTTAAAGCTCTCTTGGACAATCCCAGcctttatttagaaaaatat ttacaTGAATTAATACCATCTATCGCAACATGTATAGTTTCACGCCAATTATGTATGAGGCCAGAAGTGGATAATCATTGGGCACTTCGCGATTTTGCATCACGCCTTATGGCtcaaatttgcaaaaattttaatacttctACCAATAATGTACAAACTAGAGTAACTAGAATGTTTAGTCAGGCTTTAGCAAAAAATAGTCAG ACTCCGCTGGCGTCACTTTATGGAGCAATTGAAGGACTTTGTGAGTTAGGTCCAGAAGTAATTAAAGCATTAGTTATTCCTAAAATTAAATCTGTTTCCGAACGTATTGAATCATGTATTGAAGGACCAGGTCTATCAAGTGTAGATAAAAATGGAGCAGGTCATATAAAGACTCTACTAGTG AAATCGGTAGCTCCCGTTTTGAAGACTATACGATCTCCTCCAGATTATGTAGAAGATTACAAACAGGATTATGGTTATATAGGTCCTGCATTGTGCGCAGCCGTTGCGAAAGCTCGTACACAACCAGCAACGTTAACAACAACTGCATCCACAACTACAGCTTTAACAACAAGTCAACAAGGTCCTACATGCACTGGAAAAACCATTGTACAAGCTG taacAAGCTCTAGTCCCGGGCAACAAACTGGACGTACAATTATGCTTGGAACAAGTAGAACTGCTGGTGGAACAACTACAGCTGGGGGACAAAAATTCGTTATTTTGCAGTCCCGATCTCAAACACCAACCGCTACAAATATTAACACTAATGCGATACAACAACAACctcagcagcagcaacaacaacaatcgCAACAACAGCAAGTTAAATTAAGCCAAACCAATGTTACCCAACAAAAAGCACATATACAAAGTAATGCACCGAAATTGGTAGTTGTTTGTATGTCCAGTAGTAGTCACGGCACTACTACAGTAACTCAG GGGAACATAACAGCAAAAACACAGAACGTCTTTGTTACACAACAAAATGTTGAATGTTCATTGAGTCCAGAAGAAGAACATTCTTTTCAGTAA
- the LOC122573209 gene encoding transcription initiation factor TFIID subunit 6-like isoform X2, with protein MNESDSIYGTTLSQESIKVIAESIGVGNFPDEAAKDLAEDVSYRLKEIIQDAAKFMRHGKRQRMTTHDIDHALKIKNIEPTYGFFAKDHVPFRFASGGGRELHFVEEKEIDLNEVISMSGGQTWPKLPLEITLRAHWLCIDGVQPTIPENPPPVSKDVQKLESVDPTSKLTNKGQNIGVGKPGGGGKSQKLRNVETVHVKQLATHELSVEQQLYYKEITEACVGSDEARRAEALQSLSADPGLHEMLARMCTFIAEGVRVNVVQNHLALLIYLMRMVKALLDNPSLYLEKYLHELIPSIATCIVSRQLCMRPEVDNHWALRDFASRLMAQICKNFNTSTNNVQTRVTRMFSQALAKNSQTPLASLYGAIEGLCELGPEVIKALVIPKIKSVSERIESCIEGPGLSSVDKNGAGHIKTLLVKSVAPVLKTIRSPPDYVEDYKQDYGYIGPALCAAVAKARTQPATLTTTASTTTALTTSQQGPTCTGKTIVQAVTSSSPGQQTGRTIMLGTSRTAGGTTTAGGQKFVILQSRSQTPTATNINTNAIQQQPQQQQQQQSQQQQVKLSQTNVTQQKAHIQSNAPKLVVVCMSSSSHGTTTVTQGNITAKTQNVFVTQQNVECSLSPEEEHSFQ; from the exons ATGAATGAAAGTGACTCCATTTATGGAACTACCTTGTCCCAAGAATCAATAAAGGTAATTGCAGAAAGTATAGGTGTTGGAAATTTCCCAGATGAAGCTGCAAAAGATCTTGCGGAGGATGTAAGTTATAGACTTAAAGAAATCATACAG GATGCTGCTAAATTTATGAGACATGGCAAACGTCAACGAATGACAACACACGATATAGATCATGctttgaagataaaaaatattgaaccCACATATGGGTTTTTCGCCAAGGATCATGTACCATTTCGCTTTGCTTCTGGTGGTGGTCGTGAATTACATTttgtagaagaaaaagaaattgaccTTAATGAAGTTATATCAATGTCTGGTGGACAAACATGGCCTAAATTACCTTTAGAAATTACACTACGTGCTCATTGGCTTTGCATAGATGGTGTTCAGCCTACAATACCAGAAAATCCACCTCCTGTTTCTAAAG atGTTCAAAAGCTCGAAAGTGTTGACCCAACAAGTAAACTTACAAACAAAGGTCAGAACATTGGTGTTGGGAAACCAGGTGGTGGTGGTAAAAGTCAGAAATTACGTAATGTGGAAACAGTTCATGTCAAACAATTAGCCACTCATGAATTGAGTGTTGAACagcaattatattataaagaaattactGAAGCATGTGTTGGATCTGATGAAGCACGCAGAGCAGAAGCACTGCAGTCCCTCTCAGCTGACCCAGGTTTACATGAAATGTTAGCACGGATGTGCACTTTTATTGCAGAAGGTGTACGTGTTAATGTAGTACAAAACCATCTTGCTCTTCTAATTTATCTAATGAGAATGGTTAAAGCTCTCTTGGACAATCCCAGcctttatttagaaaaatat ttacaTGAATTAATACCATCTATCGCAACATGTATAGTTTCACGCCAATTATGTATGAGGCCAGAAGTGGATAATCATTGGGCACTTCGCGATTTTGCATCACGCCTTATGGCtcaaatttgcaaaaattttaatacttctACCAATAATGTACAAACTAGAGTAACTAGAATGTTTAGTCAGGCTTTAGCAAAAAATAGTCAG ACTCCGCTGGCGTCACTTTATGGAGCAATTGAAGGACTTTGTGAGTTAGGTCCAGAAGTAATTAAAGCATTAGTTATTCCTAAAATTAAATCTGTTTCCGAACGTATTGAATCATGTATTGAAGGACCAGGTCTATCAAGTGTAGATAAAAATGGAGCAGGTCATATAAAGACTCTACTAGTG AAATCGGTAGCTCCCGTTTTGAAGACTATACGATCTCCTCCAGATTATGTAGAAGATTACAAACAGGATTATGGTTATATAGGTCCTGCATTGTGCGCAGCCGTTGCGAAAGCTCGTACACAACCAGCAACGTTAACAACAACTGCATCCACAACTACAGCTTTAACAACAAGTCAACAAGGTCCTACATGCACTGGAAAAACCATTGTACAAGCTG taacAAGCTCTAGTCCCGGGCAACAAACTGGACGTACAATTATGCTTGGAACAAGTAGAACTGCTGGTGGAACAACTACAGCTGGGGGACAAAAATTCGTTATTTTGCAGTCCCGATCTCAAACACCAACCGCTACAAATATTAACACTAATGCGATACAACAACAACctcagcagcagcaacaacaacaatcgCAACAACAGCAAGTTAAATTAAGCCAAACCAATGTTACCCAACAAAAAGCACATATACAAAGTAATGCACCGAAATTGGTAGTTGTTTGTATGTCCAGTAGTAGTCACGGCACTACTACAGTAACTCAG GGGAACATAACAGCAAAAACACAGAACGTCTTTGTTACACAACAAAATGTTGAATGTTCATTGAGTCCAGAAGAAGAACATTCTTTTCAGTAA
- the LOC122573077 gene encoding RCC1 and BTB domain-containing protein 1-like isoform X2, whose translation MNISKAANETLIVTKDDIVYGIGNNTYGCLGTGDTNSTIYPKKIEALCGKSVKTFAYGKGPHVLALTEEGKVYSWGYNDYCELGNRSTNEGLTPTLIPSVLNDEFVVDIACGGHHSLALTSKGEVYAWGHNVSGQVGCGTILSTVQPIPKLLHIALNGKKVVHISCGDSSSVAVTDNGEVYSWGHNGVGQLGIGNCTSQAEPQKVTMFAKIVIEKVVCGYMHTLALSDEGVLYVWGANSYGQLGLNTDSNVWIPTKLQVPEMGRILDIATSHYHHISLAMSEGNRIFMWGQCLGQSIKVPTLTPLKCLYDALAYYAFPPVMHQPLIFHSDEEANVVNSLKNAFDDPTTSDLVIQVHGKPIHVHKAVLKIRCHYFRTMFQEHWVENSQSIIEHEQFSYDVYKTFLKYLYTNEVELSQENALELLDLANAYSENQLKQHCIQMINKKITVTNVAYLYSISIQYNAKELEEYCFKFALNHMTAVVQTEDFAKLDENIMKTFIVKAAQAGIFKT comes from the exons atgaatataa GTAAGGCAGCTAATGAAACCTTAATTGTAACAAAGGATGATATAGTGTATGGTATAGGAAACAATACCTACGGGTGTCTTGGAACAGGTGATACTAATAGCACTATTTATCCAAAGAAAATTGAGGCATTGTGTGGTAAAAGCGTAAAAACTTTTGCATATGGCAAAGGTCCACATGTCTTGGCTCTCACTGAGGAAGGAAAG GTATATTCATGGGGTTATAATGATTATTGCGAATTAGGAAACAGATCTACCAACGAAGGTCTAACTCCAACACTTATACCGTCAGTATTGAATGATGAATTTGTTGTTGATATAGCCTGTGGAGGTCATCATTCTCTTGCACTAACGAGTAAAGGAGAG GTGTATGCATGGGGTCACAATGTATCTGGACAAGTAGGTTGTGGTACTATTCTTAGTACAGTTCAACCTATACCAAAATTGCTGCATATTGCATTAAATGGCAAGAAAGTTGTTCACATTAGTTGTGGAGACTCATCCAGCGTAGCGGTTACGGATAATGGAGAAGTTTATAGTTGGGGTCATAATGGTGTTGGTCAACTAGGAATTGGAAATTGTACTAGTCAAGCAGAGCCGCAAAAAGTAACCATGTTTGCAAAAATAGTAATAG AAAAAGTAGTTTGCGGTTACATGCATACTTTAGCATTGAGTGATGAAGGTGTTCTTTATGTTTGGGGAGCTAACAGTTATGGGCAACTAGGTCTTAATACAGACTCAAATGTTTGGATACCAACAAAG CTGCAAGTACCTGAAATGGGAAGAATATTAGACATAGCAACTTCACATTATCATCACATAAGTCTGGCTATGAGTGAAGGCAATCGGATATTTATGTGGGGTCAGTGTCTAGGTCAGAGTATTAAAGTTCCAACACTCACTCCACTAAAATGTTTGTATGATGCTCTTGCATATTATGCGTTTCCACCTGTCATGCATCAGCCACTTATTTTTCACAGTGATGAAGAAGCAAATGTAGTAAATAGTCTAAAAAATGCCTTTGATGATCca ACTACTAGCGATCTTGTAATTCAAGTACATGGAAAACCCATTCATGTACACAAAGCTGTTTTGAAGATACGCTGCCATTACTTCAGAACAATGTTTCAAGAGCATTGGGTAGAAAATAGTCaaag TATTATAGAGCATGAACAATTTTCCTATGACGTATACAAAACTTTCTTGAAATACTTATATACTAATGAAGTTGAGTTATCACAAGAAAATGCAttag AACTTTTAGATTTAGCTAATGCTTATTCTGAAAATCAGTTAAAACAACATTGTATACAAATGATAAACAAGAAGATTACAGTTACAAATGTCGCTTATCTATACAGCATATCTATTCAATACAATGCTAAG gaattagaggaatattgttttaaatttgcCTTAAATCACATGACTGCAGTAGTACAGACAGAGGATTTTGCGAAACTAGATGAGAATATAATGAAAACTTTCATAGTTAAAGCTGCTCAAGCGggtatttttaaaacttaG
- the LOC122572414 gene encoding RCC1 and BTB domain-containing protein 1-like: protein MFLWDLKNWPIFSFLDLNHVSKIHMALVYGDLGNEALIITRDKIVYALGSNTSGCLGTGDACNTFYPKKVEALCGKNIKTFAYGKGPHVLALTEEGKVYSWGHNNHGELGNCSTNHMIPMPITRNLSDEFIVDIACGSHHSLALTNEGKVYAWGENTSGQVGKSVNINENTPMKVNSTLAGKTVICISCGQSSSMAVTDTGKVYGWGCNDVGQLGIGNYVNQVDPCKVTMLVGVVIEKIVCGYAHVLALSNKGALYVWGGNNYGQLGLGMKMNICSPVQLKQEVMGRVLDVATSHYNHISIAMAEGNRIFMWGECLGQSVTCPVLTTLGSLHDVFARYASPSVMHQPLVLHDEGPDVSLIDCFKEAFNDQTTSDLVIQVRKKFIYVHKAILVIRSQYFRTMFQETLTANNQSVIKQQKFSYDVYKAFLKYLYTDEIDLPLESMLELLKLAVAHSENQLKKRCIQIIRRGITVENAAFCYSIAIEYNAKESEEYCFKFALNHMTAVVQTASFAKLDENTMKTFIIKAAQAGAFKT, encoded by the exons atgtTTCTTTGGGATTTGAAGAATTGGCCAATTTTTAGTTTCTTAGACTTGAATCATGTTTCGAAAATTCATATGGCACTTGTATATG GTGATTTAGGTAATGAAGCTTTAATTATAACAAGGGATAAAATAGTATATGCTCTAGGAAGTAACACTTCTGGGTGTCTTGGAACTGGGGACGCTTGTAATACTTTTTATCCAAAGAAAGTCGAAGCATTATGTGgtaagaatataaaaacttTTGCATATGGCAAAGGTCCACATGTCTTGGCTCTTACTGAGGAAGGAAAG GTATATTCATGGGGACATAACAATCATGGTGAACTAGGAAACTGTTCTACCAATCATATGATTCCAATGCCTATAACAAGAAATTTAAGTGATGAATTCATTGTCGATATAGCTTGTGGGAGTCATCACTCTCTTGCATTaacgaacgaaggaaag GTGTATGCATGGGGTGAAAATACATCTGGCCAAGTAGGTAAAAGTGTTaacataaatgaaaatacacCTATGAAAGTGAATTCCACATTAGCTGGCAAAACAGTCATTTGTATTAGCTGTGGTCAGTCATCGAGCATGGCAGTTACAGATACTGGAAAAGTTTATGGTTGGGGTTGTAACGATGTTGGTCAATTAGGAATTGGAAACTATGTTAATCAAGTGGATCCCTGTAAAGTCACAATGCTTGTTGGTGTTGTAATTG AAAAAATAGTTTGTGGTTATGCACATGTTTTGGCATTGAGTAACAAAGGAGCGTTATATGTCTGGGGTGGAAATAATTATGGACAGTTAGGGCTTGGCATGAAGATGAATATCTGTAGTCCAGTACAG TTGAAACAAGAAGTGATGGGAAGAGTATTGGATGTAGCAACTTCACATTACAATCACATAAGCATAGCTATGGCAGAAGGTAATCGGATATTTATGTGGGGCGAGTGTTTGGGACAAAGTGTCACATGTCCGGTACTCACTACTTTAGGATCTTTACATGACGTTTTCGCGCGTTATGCATCACCTAGCGTTATGCATCAACCACTTGTTCTTCATGATGAAGGACCAGATGTGAGTTTAATAGACTGTTTCAAAGAAGCATTTAACGATCAG ACTACGAGTGATCTCGTGATACAAGtacgaaaaaaatttatttatgtgcACAAAGCTATTTTAGTAATACGTTCTCAATACTTCCGAACGATGTTTCAAGAAACATTGACCGCAAATAATCAGAG TGttataaaacaacaaaaattttcttacGATGTATACAAAGCTTTTTTGAAGTATTTGTACACTGACGAAATCGATTTACCTCTGGAAAGTATGCTAG AACTTTTGAAACTAGCGGTTGCTCATTCGGAAAATCAACTGAAAAAACGCTGCATACAAATAATCAGGAGAGGAATTACAGTTGAAAACGCTGCTTTTTGCTACAGTATAGCTATTGAGTACAATGCTAAG gAATCGGAGGaatattgtttcaaatttgCGCTAAATCACATGACTGCCGTAGTACAAACAGCGAGTTTTGCTAAATTAGATGAAAATACGATGAAAACTTTCATAATTAAAGCTGCTCAAGCTGGTGCTTTTAAAACATAG